The proteins below come from a single bacterium genomic window:
- the tgt gene encoding tRNA guanosine(34) transglycosylase Tgt codes for MKFQLLKQSKDCKARIGEITTLHGKVNTPVFMPVGTQATVKCMSPEELKSIGAEIILGNAYHLYLRPGANIIQKASGLHQFMHWDRPILSDSGGYQIFSLGALRKITDEGVRFQSHIDGSYHFFTPEQVTEFQLILGSDIIMALDECAPYPCEYDQAKEAKERTTRWAKRCKEKIQEGEGREQRDDSALFGIVQGNFYKDLRGQSVEELVNLDFDGYAVGGVSVGEPKELLLEVLEYTTPQLPANKPKYLMGVGPPEDILNAVELGVDMFDCVMPTRHARTGQVFTLQGPLVIRNAPCADDFSPIDSECGCYTCQNYSRAYIRHLIHSDEILGVRLTTIHNLYFFIDLMKKIREAILKDRFLEFKKEFMEKRS; via the coding sequence ATGAAATTCCAATTACTTAAGCAATCTAAAGATTGTAAAGCAAGGATAGGTGAGATAACCACTTTACATGGTAAGGTTAATACCCCTGTTTTTATGCCTGTTGGGACTCAAGCAACAGTTAAATGTATGAGTCCAGAGGAACTTAAAAGTATCGGGGCAGAAATTATCCTGGGTAATGCCTACCATTTGTATTTACGACCTGGAGCAAATATAATTCAAAAGGCAAGCGGTCTGCATCAATTTATGCACTGGGATAGACCAATCCTGAGTGATAGTGGCGGTTACCAGATATTCAGCCTCGGTGCGTTACGCAAGATTACAGATGAAGGCGTTAGATTTCAATCACACATCGATGGCTCTTACCATTTTTTTACCCCGGAGCAAGTTACAGAATTTCAATTAATATTAGGCTCGGATATAATTATGGCTCTGGATGAATGTGCTCCGTATCCCTGTGAATATGACCAGGCAAAGGAGGCAAAGGAGAGAACAACACGCTGGGCTAAGAGATGTAAGGAGAAGATACAGGAGGGAGAAGGCAGAGAACAGAGGGATGATTCAGCACTTTTTGGCATTGTTCAGGGTAATTTTTATAAAGACCTTCGGGGACAAAGTGTCGAGGAACTGGTTAATTTAGACTTTGATGGATATGCGGTTGGGGGTGTGAGTGTCGGAGAGCCAAAAGAATTGCTGTTGGAGGTGTTAGAATACACGACACCACAATTACCAGCGAATAAACCTAAATATTTAATGGGTGTAGGTCCGCCAGAGGATATTTTAAATGCCGTAGAATTAGGCGTGGATATGTTTGATTGTGTGATGCCAACAAGACATGCACGCACCGGCCAGGTATTTACCTTACAAGGACCATTAGTCATCAGAAATGCCCCTTGTGCGGATGACTTTTCTCCTATTGATTCGGAATGCGGCTGTTATACCTGCCAGAATTACTCAAGGGCATACATCCGCCATCTTATCCATTCTGATGAAATTCTTGGTGTCCGCCTGACCACTATACATAATCTTTACTTTTTCATTGATTTAATGAAAAAGATTAGAGAGGCAATTTTAAAGGATAGATTTTTAGAGTTTAAAAAGGAGTTTATGGAGAAACGCTCATGA
- a CDS encoding HD domain-containing protein, whose product MMNKAMTYFWAKTTSEGKPGISVYQHMVNVGCVACCIAEALPNIINLFQLKPKDIGSIVAIHDLGKISPGFQRKCGQWLEENGLTKTERNKPVQKC is encoded by the coding sequence ATGATGAACAAAGCAATGACTTATTTTTGGGCAAAAACTACTTCGGAGGGAAAACCCGGTATTTCTGTCTACCAGCATATGGTAAATGTCGGGTGTGTAGCATGCTGTATTGCTGAGGCTTTACCGAATATCATTAATCTTTTTCAGTTAAAACCAAAAGATATTGGATCTATTGTGGCTATTCATGACCTGGGTAAGATATCGCCTGGATTTCAGCGAAAGTGTGGACAATGGCTTGAAGAGAATGGTTTGACCAAAACTGAGCGCAACAAACCCGTCCAAAAGTGCTAA